The Gemmatimonadaceae bacterium sequence CGCCGTACAGTCCCCGGTACGTCAGGCCCATCGCCTGAAGCCCGGACAGCACCTTGCCGATCTCCTTCGTCAGCACGAGCCCCGGCAGGTGAATCAACACCGAGGCCCGCATGCCCGTCCCCGTGTTCGTTGGACACGCCGTCAGGAACCCGAACTCGTCGTGATACGCATACGGGACCCGCGCGCCAAGTTCCCGGTCCAGCTGCAGCGCAGCCGCTACGGTCTCGTGAGGCGCCAGGCCCGACCGCACGGCCTGCAGCCGCACGTGGTCCTCTTCGTTGATCATCACGCCGAGTCCCTGGCTCACCACCACCGCCGCGCCGCCACGCACCCCGCCAGGCTCCAGCCCCGCCAGCTCCTTGCTCACCAGGTGACGCTCGTGCAGCAGGAGTCGATCGTTAGGCTCCAGTTCGTCGAGCCGCAGCAAGACCCCGTGTTTCAAGGACGCCACGTGCGGGTGTGCGTCACGGACGGCCTGCAAGACCCGCAGCCGCTCCCCCTCCCGTGACCGGCCGGAAAAGGCGATCCCTTCGAAGTTCCGGGCCAGCCGGATCCGCGTCGACAGCACCACGTCGGTGAACTCGCCGGAGCCCTCCAGCCAGCCGATCCCACCGTCAGGGATGAGCGACAGGTCCAGCATCACTCGAACGCCTTGATCTTGTCGCGGAGCGATGCCGCGATCTCGAAGTCCTCGCTCGCGATCGCACGTCGCAGCCGGTCCCGGAGCTCCCCGATCGTCGTCGCCCGCTCCATCAGTTCCGGCGCTGGCGGCACGTACTTCCGCCCCACGTGCTGCGAACTCCCATGCACGCGGCGCAACAGTTCGCGCAGGCTGGGCTCGAACGTCTGGTAGCAATGCGAACAGCCGAGTCGACCCGTCGCTCGAAAGTCCTTCAGCGTCATCGCGCAGAACGTGCACCGCACCGTCTCCGGCGCGTCCGCCGCCTGCTCCTGCACGGCGTGCAGGAACTCACCGAGCATGGTCTTCGGTGGATTTGCGACCGTCGTCTCGATGCCGCGCTCCGCCGCGCACTTGGCACACAGATGCTCCTGCTTCACCTCACCCTGAACCACCTTGGTGAGGTGCACACTGGCATCCAGGTCCCGGCAGACGTCACACAGCATCAGGTCACCATTCTCCCCACTTCAGTCTCGGCCAATACCCCATCCGCCAACACCAGGCACCGCCCGGCCCGCCCCGCCAGTGCGGCATTGTGCGTCACCACCACGAGCGCGATCTCCAGGTCACGCGCCAGCCTCGACAGCACCTCGTGCAATCGCTCGGCGTTTCCGTGATCCAGGTTGCCGGACGGCTCATCGGCCAGTAGCAGCGCGGGATCGGCCGCCAGGGCCCGCGCGACCGCGGTCCGCTGCTGCTCGCCGCCCGACAACTGTGACGGGCGGTGATGCTTGCGAGCGGTCAGTCCGACCCGGGCGAGCAGCTCCTCGGCTCGGCCCTTCGCCTCGGAGGTCTCCACGCCGGCGATCCGAAGTGGCATCATCACATTCTCGAGCGCCGAGAACTCGCGCAGCAGGTGGTGGAACTGGAAGACGAATCCAACCTTGCGGTTGCGAAGCGCCGCCAGCTCCTCGTCGGATCGCCCCTCGATCGACTCGCCGTCGATCACCACGTCGCCCCGGGTCGGCCGGTCCAGCGCGCCGAGGACGTGCAGCAGCGTGCTCTTTCCTGCACCGCTTGCCCCGACGATCGCGACCATTTCCCCGCGCTCAACCGTCAGGTCGACGCCATTGAGGATGTTCAGAACCCCGCCATCACCTCCACGGTAGGTCTTCACGATTCCCCGGGCACTCAGAACAGGCACTGTGGCTCCCGCGATAGCGACGCCGTCGTCTCGGTAGTTAGCGCGAACGACCATGCCGGCACAACTGGCCGACCGTCCCGACGGCTGACACGGCCACACCCCGCAGGCCTACTCATGTCGGATCGCCTCCACCGGGTAGAGGCGCGCCGCTGTGCGCGCCGGAGACAGCGTGGCGAGCGCCGCAATACCGATGCTCGCGAGGACGGTGAAGATCACGTCCGTGGGCTGGGTCGCGACCGGCAGGTGGTCGATGAAATAGATGGAAGGGTCCAGCTTCACGAGCTCGTATTTGCCGAGGACGGCAGAGACCACCAGCCCCAGCACCAGGCCCACGGACGTCCCCACCAGCCCGATGATGAGCCCCTGAGCGAAGAATACCTGACCAATAGATCGCGACGTCATGCCCATGGCGCGGAGGATGCCGATCTCACGCGTTTTGTCCGAGACAACCATCGTGAGGTTGCTGATGATCGTGAACGCCGCCACGAGCGCGATGAGCAGCAGGATCACGGTCATTCCGAGTTTCTGCAGCTTGAGGGCCTGGAACAGCGTCGAGTTCTGCTCCTGCCAGTCCACCGTTCGGTAGGGATATCCGAGCGTCTCGGCGAGCCTTCGTGCGACATCCGGCGCCACCCACCGATCGGTCGTGCTGACTTCGATCCCCGTGACGGCCGAATCGAGGCCGGCGACGGCCTGACCCGCGCTCAGCGCGACGAAAAGGTATGCGTTGTCATACTCATACATCCCCGTGCGAAAGAGGCCGGTCACCTCGAACTGCGCCTGGGACGGCACGACGGTCCCCGTTGCTGCGTTCACCGCGCCGCGACCGATGGTGAGCACGGTGAGGGTGTCGCCTAACGCCGCGCCGAGACGCTTGGCGAGCAGATCGCCCACCACCACACCGCTCCGTGTGCCATCACGCGCGCGGAACGAGAAATCCCCGCTGGTGGCCTGCTGTCGGATGGTCGTGGGATCCCGCCGCCCCGGTTCCGCCGCCTCG is a genomic window containing:
- a CDS encoding protein arginine kinase; its protein translation is MMLDLSLIPDGGIGWLEGSGEFTDVVLSTRIRLARNFEGIAFSGRSREGERLRVLQAVRDAHPHVASLKHGVLLRLDELEPNDRLLLHERHLVSKELAGLEPGGVRGGAAVVVSQGLGVMINEEDHVRLQAVRSGLAPHETVAAALQLDRELGARVPYAYHDEFGFLTACPTNTGTGMRASVLIHLPGLVLTKEIGKVLSGLQAMGLTYRGLYGEGSEVVGNFFQISNQTTLGRSEDELVDHLQRVVRHVIQREHEARRVLWRDAGYIIEDKLWRAYGTLRFARSLSFEEAMNYLSGVRLAVGLKLITGLSVYTLNKLLIFCQSAHLSYAEGRTLTESEASVARARYVRQALDAETDPTA
- a CDS encoding UvrB/UvrC motif-containing protein, with translation MHLTKVVQGEVKQEHLCAKCAAERGIETTVANPPKTMLGEFLHAVQEQAADAPETVRCTFCAMTLKDFRATGRLGCSHCYQTFEPSLRELLRRVHGSSQHVGRKYVPPAPELMERATTIGELRDRLRRAIASEDFEIAASLRDKIKAFE
- a CDS encoding ABC transporter ATP-binding protein, which codes for MVVRANYRDDGVAIAGATVPVLSARGIVKTYRGGDGGVLNILNGVDLTVERGEMVAIVGASGAGKSTLLHVLGALDRPTRGDVVIDGESIEGRSDEELAALRNRKVGFVFQFHHLLREFSALENVMMPLRIAGVETSEAKGRAEELLARVGLTARKHHRPSQLSGGEQQRTAVARALAADPALLLADEPSGNLDHGNAERLHEVLSRLARDLEIALVVVTHNAALAGRAGRCLVLADGVLAETEVGRMVT
- a CDS encoding ABC transporter permease produces the protein MTGRLELGIAWRYLRGRGGSAMLSFITLIAIAGVAIGVGALLVVMGVMNGLQHDLREKILIGSPDVRVLSFGEDLKIEGWRSLLGRVRTERGVVAAAPFVLTTGVITAGHGAKEGAYIAGIEAAEPGRRDPTTIRQQATSGDFSFRARDGTRSGVVVGDLLAKRLGAALGDTLTVLTIGRGAVNAATGTVVPSQAQFEVTGLFRTGMYEYDNAYLFVALSAGQAVAGLDSAVTGIEVSTTDRWVAPDVARRLAETLGYPYRTVDWQEQNSTLFQALKLQKLGMTVILLLIALVAAFTIISNLTMVVSDKTREIGILRAMGMTSRSIGQVFFAQGLIIGLVGTSVGLVLGLVVSAVLGKYELVKLDPSIYFIDHLPVATQPTDVIFTVLASIGIAALATLSPARTAARLYPVEAIRHE